A single genomic interval of Cucumis sativus cultivar 9930 chromosome 7, Cucumber_9930_V3, whole genome shotgun sequence harbors:
- the LOC101212158 gene encoding long chain acyl-CoA synthetase 8 isoform X1, with protein sequence MSGDSTESMRNSKIIENLHAGDYSLVGRGYGIVGIVGTIFIGILIAILLRSVVLVKKRRKRRGIPVEVGGDPGYAMRNVRVTELSQVPWKGATTMAALFEQSCRKHAQNKFLGTRKLISKEFVTASDGRKFEKLNLGEYEWQTYGEVFERACNFASGLVGIGHDVDSRVAIYAETCAEWFIAFQGCIRQDITVVTIYASLGEEALVHSLNETEVSTLICNSKQLRKLMEISSSLTTVENIIYFEDVGYEADFISSENTSKWKVISFSEVIKLGTENPVVPSLPSSHSIAVVMYTSGSTGLPKGVMISHGNIVATAAGVMTVIPKLDSDDVYLAYLPLAHVLELAAEAVIVSAGSAMGYGSPLTMTDTSSKIKKGTKGDVSVLKPTIMTAVPAILDRIRDGVLKKVEEKGGLVKKLFHIAYNRELAALEGSWLGAWGLERLFWNVLIFRNIRSVLGGRLRFMLCGGAPLSEESQRFFNICMGSTIGQGYGLTETFAGAAFSEWDDTSVGRVGPPLPCCFIKLVSWEEGGYRTTDKPMPRGEIVIGGTSVTVGYFKDPEKTNEVYKDDEKGIRWFYTGDIGAFHPDGCLEIIDRKKDIVKLQHGEYISLGKAEAALLSSKYVDNVMVYADPFHNYCVAVVVPLRPALEEWAKEAGINYGDFSQLCENGEIISEVQRSLSKVGKDAKLQKFEIPEKIVLAPDPWTPESGLVTAALKIKREQVKAKFKDQLQQLYK encoded by the exons ATGTCGGGGGATTCCACAGAAAGTATGCGGAATTCTAAAATCATAGAAAATCTACATGCTGGAGATTACTCGTTAGTTGGGAGAGGCTATGGCATAGTAGGGATTGTTGGAACAATTTTTATTGGGATTCTCATAGCAATATTACTTCGGAGTGTCGTTTTGGTGAAGAAAAGGCGGAAACGAAGAGGAATTCCTGTAGAGGTTGGTGGTGATCCAGGTTATGCAATGCGTAATGTTCGGGTGACTGAACTTTCTCAAGTTCCTTGGAAAGGGGCCACAACCATGGCGGCACTGTTTGAGCAATCATGTCGAAAGCATgctcaaaataaatttcttggaacaagaaaattaatttccaaGGAATTTGTCACTGCTAGTGATGGTAGAAAGTTTGAAAAGCTGAACTTAGGTGAATATGAATGGCAGACTTATGGAGAAGTGTTTGAACGTGCTTGCAACTTTGCATCCGGGCTTGTTGGGATTGGCCATGATGTTGATAGTCGTGTTGCCATTTATGCAGAAACTTGTGCTGAGTGGTTTATTGCCTTTCAG GGATGCATTAGGCAGGACATTACTGTGGTGACAATATATGCTTCTCTTGGCGAGGAAGCCCTAGTCCACTCTCTCAATGAG ACCGAAGTATCTACTTTAATTTGCAATTCAAAGCAATTGAGGAAGCTTATGGAAATAAGTTCAAGTTTAACAACTGTtgaaaacattatttattttgaagatgTCGGGTACGAAGCTGATTTTATTAGCTCTGAAAATACAAGCAAATGGAAGGTGATATCCTTCTCTGAAGTCATCAAACTTGGTACGGAGAATCCTGTTGTTCCAAGCTTACCTTCCAGTCACAGTATTGCTGTTGTGATGTATACGAGTGGCAGTACAGGTTTGCCAAAG GGGGTTATGATCAGTCATGGCAATATTGTAGCCACCGCTGCAGGTGTCATGACAGTTATTCCAAAACTTGATAGTGATGATGTATACTTGGCGTACTTGCCCCTTGCTCATGTTCTAGAACTGGCAGCTGAG GCTGTTATAGTCTCTGCAGGATCGGCAATGGGTTATGGTTCGCCACTAACAATGACAGACACTTCAAGTAAGATAAAGAAAGGAACAAAGGGAGATGTTTCTGTTTTAAAACCAACAATCATGACTGCAGTTCCAGCTATCTTAGATCGTATTCGAGATGGAGTTTTGAAGAAG GTTGAAGAGAAGGGAGGCTTAGTGAAGAAACTCTTCCACATTGCATATAATCGCGAATTGGCAGCTTTGGAGGGAAGCTGGCTTGGAGCTTGGGGACTCGAAAGATTGTTTTGGAATGTCCTCATCTTCAGAAATATACGTTCAGTACTTGGAGGACGTCTTCGGTTCATGCTCTGTGGTGGAGCTCCTCTATCAGAAGAGTCGCAACgttttttcaacatttgcATGGg GTCGACAATTGGTCAAGGGTATGGCTTGACAGAAACATTTGCTGGTGCTGCGTTTTCCGAATGGGATGACACAAGTGTGGGGCGTGTTGGGCCTCCGCTTCCTTGTTGCTTCATTAAG CTCGTTTCTTGGGAAGAAGGTGGCTATAGGACGACTGACAAACCAATGCCAAGAGGAGAGATTGTTATTGGGGGCACTAGCGTTACTGTTGGTTACTTCAAGGACCCTGAAAAAACTAACGAGGTCTATAAG GATGACGAGAAAGGCATCCGCTGGTTTTACACTGGAGATATTGGAGCATTTCATCCCGATGGATGCCTTGAGATCATTGATAGGAAAAAGGATATCGTTAAACTTCAGCATGGAGAATATATATCCTTAGGGAAG GCCGAGGCTGCCCTACTATCAAGCAAGTACGTGGATAATGTTATGGTATATGCAGACCCATTTCACAATTATTGTGTTGCAGTTGTTGTCCCTTTGCGTCCAGCCCTTGAGGAGTGGGCCAAAGAAGCTGGCATCAACTATGGGGACTTTTCTCAGCTATGTGAAAATGGCGAAATCATCAGTGAGGTTCAGAGATCCCTTTCCAAG GTAGGAAAAGATGCAAAGTTACAAAAGTTCGAAATTCCTGAAAAAATAGTGCTGGCACCAGATCCATGGACCCCAGAATCAGGATTGGTTACTGCTGctttaaagataaaaagggAACAAGTGAAGGCTAAATTCAAGGATCAACTCCAACAGCTATACAAGTAA
- the LOC101212158 gene encoding long chain acyl-CoA synthetase 8 isoform X2 — MRNSKIIENLHAGDYSLVGRGYGIVGIVGTIFIGILIAILLRSVVLVKKRRKRRGIPVEVGGDPGYAMRNVRVTELSQVPWKGATTMAALFEQSCRKHAQNKFLGTRKLISKEFVTASDGRKFEKLNLGEYEWQTYGEVFERACNFASGLVGIGHDVDSRVAIYAETCAEWFIAFQGCIRQDITVVTIYASLGEEALVHSLNETEVSTLICNSKQLRKLMEISSSLTTVENIIYFEDVGYEADFISSENTSKWKVISFSEVIKLGTENPVVPSLPSSHSIAVVMYTSGSTGLPKGVMISHGNIVATAAGVMTVIPKLDSDDVYLAYLPLAHVLELAAEAVIVSAGSAMGYGSPLTMTDTSSKIKKGTKGDVSVLKPTIMTAVPAILDRIRDGVLKKVEEKGGLVKKLFHIAYNRELAALEGSWLGAWGLERLFWNVLIFRNIRSVLGGRLRFMLCGGAPLSEESQRFFNICMGSTIGQGYGLTETFAGAAFSEWDDTSVGRVGPPLPCCFIKLVSWEEGGYRTTDKPMPRGEIVIGGTSVTVGYFKDPEKTNEVYKDDEKGIRWFYTGDIGAFHPDGCLEIIDRKKDIVKLQHGEYISLGKAEAALLSSKYVDNVMVYADPFHNYCVAVVVPLRPALEEWAKEAGINYGDFSQLCENGEIISEVQRSLSKVGKDAKLQKFEIPEKIVLAPDPWTPESGLVTAALKIKREQVKAKFKDQLQQLYK, encoded by the exons ATGCGGAATTCTAAAATCATAGAAAATCTACATGCTGGAGATTACTCGTTAGTTGGGAGAGGCTATGGCATAGTAGGGATTGTTGGAACAATTTTTATTGGGATTCTCATAGCAATATTACTTCGGAGTGTCGTTTTGGTGAAGAAAAGGCGGAAACGAAGAGGAATTCCTGTAGAGGTTGGTGGTGATCCAGGTTATGCAATGCGTAATGTTCGGGTGACTGAACTTTCTCAAGTTCCTTGGAAAGGGGCCACAACCATGGCGGCACTGTTTGAGCAATCATGTCGAAAGCATgctcaaaataaatttcttggaacaagaaaattaatttccaaGGAATTTGTCACTGCTAGTGATGGTAGAAAGTTTGAAAAGCTGAACTTAGGTGAATATGAATGGCAGACTTATGGAGAAGTGTTTGAACGTGCTTGCAACTTTGCATCCGGGCTTGTTGGGATTGGCCATGATGTTGATAGTCGTGTTGCCATTTATGCAGAAACTTGTGCTGAGTGGTTTATTGCCTTTCAG GGATGCATTAGGCAGGACATTACTGTGGTGACAATATATGCTTCTCTTGGCGAGGAAGCCCTAGTCCACTCTCTCAATGAG ACCGAAGTATCTACTTTAATTTGCAATTCAAAGCAATTGAGGAAGCTTATGGAAATAAGTTCAAGTTTAACAACTGTtgaaaacattatttattttgaagatgTCGGGTACGAAGCTGATTTTATTAGCTCTGAAAATACAAGCAAATGGAAGGTGATATCCTTCTCTGAAGTCATCAAACTTGGTACGGAGAATCCTGTTGTTCCAAGCTTACCTTCCAGTCACAGTATTGCTGTTGTGATGTATACGAGTGGCAGTACAGGTTTGCCAAAG GGGGTTATGATCAGTCATGGCAATATTGTAGCCACCGCTGCAGGTGTCATGACAGTTATTCCAAAACTTGATAGTGATGATGTATACTTGGCGTACTTGCCCCTTGCTCATGTTCTAGAACTGGCAGCTGAG GCTGTTATAGTCTCTGCAGGATCGGCAATGGGTTATGGTTCGCCACTAACAATGACAGACACTTCAAGTAAGATAAAGAAAGGAACAAAGGGAGATGTTTCTGTTTTAAAACCAACAATCATGACTGCAGTTCCAGCTATCTTAGATCGTATTCGAGATGGAGTTTTGAAGAAG GTTGAAGAGAAGGGAGGCTTAGTGAAGAAACTCTTCCACATTGCATATAATCGCGAATTGGCAGCTTTGGAGGGAAGCTGGCTTGGAGCTTGGGGACTCGAAAGATTGTTTTGGAATGTCCTCATCTTCAGAAATATACGTTCAGTACTTGGAGGACGTCTTCGGTTCATGCTCTGTGGTGGAGCTCCTCTATCAGAAGAGTCGCAACgttttttcaacatttgcATGGg GTCGACAATTGGTCAAGGGTATGGCTTGACAGAAACATTTGCTGGTGCTGCGTTTTCCGAATGGGATGACACAAGTGTGGGGCGTGTTGGGCCTCCGCTTCCTTGTTGCTTCATTAAG CTCGTTTCTTGGGAAGAAGGTGGCTATAGGACGACTGACAAACCAATGCCAAGAGGAGAGATTGTTATTGGGGGCACTAGCGTTACTGTTGGTTACTTCAAGGACCCTGAAAAAACTAACGAGGTCTATAAG GATGACGAGAAAGGCATCCGCTGGTTTTACACTGGAGATATTGGAGCATTTCATCCCGATGGATGCCTTGAGATCATTGATAGGAAAAAGGATATCGTTAAACTTCAGCATGGAGAATATATATCCTTAGGGAAG GCCGAGGCTGCCCTACTATCAAGCAAGTACGTGGATAATGTTATGGTATATGCAGACCCATTTCACAATTATTGTGTTGCAGTTGTTGTCCCTTTGCGTCCAGCCCTTGAGGAGTGGGCCAAAGAAGCTGGCATCAACTATGGGGACTTTTCTCAGCTATGTGAAAATGGCGAAATCATCAGTGAGGTTCAGAGATCCCTTTCCAAG GTAGGAAAAGATGCAAAGTTACAAAAGTTCGAAATTCCTGAAAAAATAGTGCTGGCACCAGATCCATGGACCCCAGAATCAGGATTGGTTACTGCTGctttaaagataaaaagggAACAAGTGAAGGCTAAATTCAAGGATCAACTCCAACAGCTATACAAGTAA
- the LOC101215121 gene encoding indole-3-glycerol phosphate synthase, chloroplastic — protein MEGLASLRTIPNVPFQPISSSTRRSKFLSRRLNLGPSMDSSLRNSITLTSSSSSSSPMFTAIRAQQIESEAGSAAASPGTESEENALKVKEWEVGMFQDEVAATQGIRIRRRPPTGPPLHYVGPFQFRLQNEGNTPRNILEEIVWYKDKEVSQMKERRPLFSLKKDLERAPPARDFLGALKAAYLRTNLPGLIAEVKKASPSRGVLREDFDPVEIAQAYEKGGAACLSVLTDEKFFQGSFENLEKIRNAGVKCPLLCKEFVVDAWQIYYARSKGADAILLIAAVLPDLDIKYMVKICKMVGLTPLVEVHDEKEMDRMLAIEGIELIGINNRNLETFEVDISNTKKLLEGERGQKIREKNVIIVGESGLFTPDDIAYVQEAGVKAVLVGESIVKQSDPTKGITGLFGKDISV, from the exons ATGGAGGGTCTCGCTTCCCTCAGAACAATTCCCAACGTTCCCTTTCAACCCATCTCCTCTTCTACTCGCAGGTCAAAGTTTCTTTCCAGACGGTTGAATCTTGGGCCTTCAATGGACTCCTCTTTGAGGAATTCAATCACTCttacctcctcctcctcctcttcttctcccATGTTCACTGCCATCCGAGCTCAACAG ATAGAGTCAGAGGCTGGGTCAGCTGCGGCTTCCCCAGGTACTGAATCAGAAGAAAATGCTTTGAAAGTGAAGGAATGGGAAGTGGGGATGTTCCAAGATGAAGTAGCAGCAACTCAAGGCATTAGGATTCGTCGCAGGCCGCCCACTGGACCACCGTTGCATTATGTTGGACCCTTTCAGTTCAGATTACAGAATGAAGGAAACACTCCTAGGAATATTTTGGAGGAGATCGTATGGTACAAGGACAAGGAAGTTTCACAG atgaaagaaagaaggcCTCTTTTTTCGTTGAAAAAGGATCTTGAGAGGGCCCCTCCTGCTAGAGATTTCCTTGGAGCTCTCAAAGCTGCCTACCTCAGAACTAATTTGCCTGGTTTGATCGCTGAAGTGAAAAAGGCTTCTCCTAGCAGAGGAGTTCTAAGGGAGGATTTTGATCCT GTTGAGATTGCCCAAGCGTATGAGAAAGGTGGAGCAGCATGCCTTAGCGTTCTCACAGATGAAAAGTTTTTTCAG GGAAGCTTTGAGAATCTGGAGAAGATAAGGAATGCCGGTGTGAAG TGCCCTCTCTTGTGCAAAGAGTTTGTGGTTGATGCATGGCAGATCTACTATGCCCGATCCAAAGGTGCAGATGCCATTCTTTTGATCGCTGCTGTTTTGCCCGATCTTGACATTAAATATATGGTGAAAATCTGCAAGATGGTCGGTTTAACCCCTCTTGTTGAG GTTCACGACGAGAAGGAAATGGATCGTATGCTTGCAATTGAAGGCATCGAGCTCATTGGCATCAACAATCGGAATCTCG AAACATTCGAGGTTGATATCAGCAACACCAAAAAGCTTCTTGAAGGAGAGCGTGGACAAAAGATCCGCGAGAAGAATGTTATC ATAGTGGGAGAATCTGGGCTGTTCACTCCCGATGATATTGCTTATGTGCAAGAAGCTGGTGTTAAAGCT GTACTGGTTGGCGAGTCGATTGTGAAACAGAGCGACCCGACGAAGGGAATAACTGGACTTTTTGGTAAAGACATTTCTGTTTAA
- the LOC101215367 gene encoding ribulose-1,5 bisphosphate carboxylase/oxygenase large subunit N-methyltransferase, chloroplastic, with protein MAEASRVFNSSLLPNFRPLQNTLSTKPHTATFRRHSINCSVSTTDGARVAATGPIPWGCEIDSLENASALQKWLSESGLPDQKMSIQRVNVGERGLVALKNVRKGEKLLFVPPSLVISAESEWSCPEAGEVLKRNSVPDWPLIATYLISEASLMKSSRWNNYISALPRQPYSLLYWTREELDRYLEASEIRERAIERITNVVGTYNDLSIRVFSKHPELFPEEVFNIETFKWSFGILFSRLVRLPSMDGKVALVPWADMLNHNCEVETFLDYDKASQGVVFTTDRAYQPGEQVFISYGKKSNGELLLSYGFVPKEGSNPSDSVELLLSLKKSDKCYKEKLEALKKHGLRASQCFPIQVTGWPLELKAFAYLAVSPPSLSNQFDEMAAAASNKSTAKKDLNYPDIEEEALQFILDSCETSISKYNKFLQASGSMDLDVTSPKQLNRRVFLKQLAVDLCTSERRILFRSQYILRRRLRDLRSGELRALKLFRGFGKLFK; from the exons ATGGCTGAAGCTTCAAGGGTTTTCAATTCTTCCCTTCTTCCCAACTTTCGTCCACTTCAAAACACTCTTTCAACCAAGCCCCACACTGCAACTTTTCGCAGACACTCAATCAACTGCTCCGTCTCCACCACTGACGGTGCCAGAGTGGCAGCCACCGGCCCCATTCCATGGGGTTGCGAAATCGATTCGTTGGAGAACGCTTCTGCTCTTCAGAAATGGTTGTCGGAGTCTGGCTTACCTGACCAGAAGATGTCGATTCAGAGAGTGAATGTTGGAGAGAGAGGGCTTGTGGCTTTGAAGAATGTTAGGAAAGGGGAGAAGTTACTGTTTGTGCCGCCTTCTCTCGTTATCTCTGCAGAATCG GAGTGGAGCTGCCCTGAGGCTGGGGAGGTGTTAAAACGTAATTCAGTACCAGATTGGCCACTTATTGCAACCTACTTGATAAGTGAAGCAAGTCTAATGAAATCATCAAGATGGAACAACTATATATCAGCCTTACCTCGGCAACCTTATTCACTTTTGTACTG GACACGTGAAGAGCTAGATCGATATCTAGAAGCATCAGAGATCAGAGAAAGGGCAATAGAAAGGATCACAAATGTTGTAGGAAC ATACAATGATTTAAGCATCAGGGTATTTTCTAAACATCCCGAATTATTCCCCGAGGAG gTATTCAATATTGAAACTTTCAAGTGGTCGTTTGGGATTCTTTTCTCCCGCTTG GTTCGGTTACCCTCTATGGATGGAAAGGTTGCATTGGTTCCCTGGGCTGATATGCTGAATCATAACTGTGAG GTGGAGACTTTCTTGGATTATGATAAAGCATCCCAAGGTGTTGTCTTTACAACAGATCGAGCATACCAACCAGGTGAGCAG GTGTTCATTTCATATGGCAAGAAATCTAATGGGGAGTTGTTGTTGTCATATGGCTTTGTTCCAAAGGAGGGAAGCAATCCTAGCGATTCTGTTGAGTTGTTACTCTCCCTAAAAAAATCTGATAAATGTTATAAGGAGAAGTTGGAAGCACTGAAAAAGCATGGATTAAGGGC ATCCCAGTGTTTTCCTATTCAAGTCACTGGCTGGCCTTTAGAATTGAAGGCATTTGCTTATTTAGCTGTTAGTCCACCAAGTTTGAGCAATCAGTTTGACGAG ATGGCTGCCGCAGCATCTAATAAATCAACAGCAAAAAAGGATTTAAATTACCCTGATATAGAGGAGGAAGCGCTGCAGTTCATATTAGATAGCTGTGAAACTAGcatatcaaaatataacaaatttttacaG GCAAGTGGATCAATGGATTTGGATGTGACGTCGCCGAAACAACTCAACCGTAGAGTATTTTTGAAACAGTTGGCAGTAGACTTGTGCACTAGTGAACGAAGGATACTTTTTCGAAGCCAATAT ATTCTGAGAAGAAGATTGAGAGACTTAAGAAGTGGTGAATTGAGAGCTCTAAAACTGTTCAGAGGGTTTGGGAAACTTTTCAAATGA
- the LOC101214887 gene encoding transmembrane emp24 domain-containing protein p24beta2, which produces MERWAMRFVMMMAFVGVLLLSLRKSEGIRFVIDREECFSHHVQYEGDTVHVSFVVIKADSPWHYGDDGVDLVIKGPSGEHLHDFRDKTSEKHEFIAHNKGLHRFCFTNKSPYHETIDFDVHVGHFSYHEQHAKDEHFNPLMDQISKLEEALYNIQFEQHWLEAQTDRQAIVNEGMGKRAIHKAMFESAALVGASVLQVYLLQRLFERKLGTSRV; this is translated from the exons ATGGAGCGATGGGCTATGAGATTTGTGATGATGATGGCGTTTGTTGGGGTTTTGCTGTTGAGTTTGAGAAAATCAGAAGGGATTAGGTTTGTGATTGACAGGGAAGAATGTTTCTCTCACCATGTTCAATACGAGGGAGATACTGttcatgtttcttttgttgtaATCAAGGCAGATTCACCATGGCATTATGGCGATGATGGCGTTGATCTTGTG ATAAAGGGACCTTCTGGTGAACATCTTCATGATTTCCGTGATAAGACTAGTGAAAAGCATGAATTTATTGCTCACAACAAAGGTCTTCATCGATTCTGCTTCACGAACAAGTCTCCGTATCATGAAACCATTGATTTTGATGTGCACGTTGGCCACTTTTCTTATCATGAGCAACATGCAAAAGATG AGCATTTCAACCCTTTGATGGATCAAATATCTAAGTTGGAGGAAGCTCTTTACAATATTCAGTTCGAACAACATTGGTTAGAGGCTCAGACTGATCGCCAGGCAATAG TGAATGAAGGAATGGGCAAAAGGGCAATTCACAAGGCAATGTTTGAATCAGCAGCACTGGTAGGGGCCAGTGTCCTCCAAGTCTATTTGCTGCAGCGCTTGTTTGAAAGGAAGCTTGGGACATCCAGAgtttaa